From a region of the Odoribacter splanchnicus DSM 20712 genome:
- a CDS encoding nucleotidyl transferase AbiEii/AbiGii toxin family protein, producing the protein MIPEFAIREWGEQVPWTETEQVEQDLLICRALTEIYKDPYLASHLAFRGGTALHKLFLSPQPRYSEDIDLVQVKAEPIKETYDRIREALSFLGEPKVKQKKHNNTLIFRLESEIIPVVPIHLKVEINCKEHFNVLPMQEVPFSVSNKWYNGECHVLTYQLDELVGTKLRALYQRRKGRDLYDLYKALTLSDVNIAHVLACYQKYMEFVVDHVPTYKEFIINMEDKMQDDEFLGDTKQLLRPDEEFNPHKGYEVVRTLLIDRLQK; encoded by the coding sequence ATGATTCCCGAATTTGCAATCAGAGAATGGGGCGAACAGGTTCCATGGACAGAAACCGAACAGGTTGAACAGGATTTGTTGATATGCAGAGCCTTGACAGAAATTTATAAGGACCCATACCTTGCATCACATCTTGCATTTCGTGGTGGAACTGCCCTGCATAAGCTGTTCCTGTCACCCCAGCCCAGATATAGCGAGGATATCGACCTTGTACAAGTTAAAGCGGAACCGATAAAAGAAACATACGACCGCATCAGAGAAGCACTTTCTTTTCTCGGCGAGCCCAAAGTCAAGCAAAAGAAACATAATAACACTTTAATTTTTAGACTTGAATCAGAAATTATACCGGTTGTTCCGATACACCTCAAGGTGGAAATCAATTGCAAGGAACATTTCAATGTGCTACCAATGCAGGAAGTTCCATTCTCAGTTTCAAACAAATGGTATAATGGAGAGTGTCATGTCTTGACCTATCAGCTGGATGAATTGGTGGGGACTAAGTTGCGTGCTTTGTACCAAAGACGAAAGGGACGTGATTTATATGACTTGTATAAAGCATTGACCCTATCAGATGTCAACATAGCTCACGTATTGGCTTGTTACCAAAAGTATATGGAATTTGTGGTAGATCACGTTCCTACTTACAAAGAATTTATTATCAACATGGAAGATAAAATGCAAGATGATGAGTTTTTGGGAGATACCAAGCAGTTGCTTCGGCCAGATGAAGAGTTCAATCCACATAAAGGGTATGAGGTAGTCCGCACACTTCTAATAGACCGGTTACAAAAGTAA
- a CDS encoding RteC domain-containing protein — MLIDEAIGLVNTEIRILNMQIKYPVQFQNRKNKLPLSPLYLTDETYLIEIMEIVSGLFLSKRVVTRSGTEAPLTEIGRAFEYLFNIKLGDVHKKHESVVSRKPSKITEFLDTLRKAINEESKKKGYL, encoded by the coding sequence TTGCTTATTGATGAAGCGATAGGACTTGTAAATACGGAAATCCGCATACTCAATATGCAAATTAAATATCCGGTTCAATTCCAAAACCGGAAGAATAAACTTCCACTCTCGCCGCTCTACCTTACAGACGAAACCTATCTTATTGAGATTATGGAGATAGTTAGTGGATTGTTCCTATCTAAAAGAGTGGTAACGCGCAGTGGTACAGAAGCACCACTTACAGAAATCGGAAGAGCCTTTGAATACCTTTTCAATATTAAATTGGGCGATGTGCATAAGAAGCATGAAAGTGTCGTTAGTCGTAAACCATCAAAAATAACCGAATTTTTAGATACGCTTCGTAAAGCCATTAATGAAGAAAGCAAAAAGAAAGGCTATCTATAA
- a CDS encoding ABC transporter ATP-binding protein, with translation MDTNKRKTGLARLIEIAGTKRRLLIGAMLLAVITAIVQFVPIIAVYNILIELAEHALDPSLIDKAYIWLWSYIALGAFFAFGVLTFASLMLSHIAAFNILYEIRMQLVQKMVRLPLGFFSRRASGELKKIMSDDVERIELFIAHHIPDIVTALLFPLILVSYMFAVDWRLAIVVLAVLAMAFYVMGRMYTGKKIREVSKRYVETLGRMNASIVEYIRGIQVVKTFTESTNAYRKLNDDIKEYRKFANEVNVQYQPTYVGFLTILSSALLFIIPVAVWLLVGSASYATFVPVLLMFLFFGVAVFFPVLKLLWIGSFLNQNNMGVQKIDDILYMDEIEEPDIPRHPKDASVEFRNVSFAYDTTPILKAISFISHPGMITALVGPSGAGKSTVAMLAARFWDVQSGEILIGGVPVKEIPTSVLMDNVAFVFQDNMLFFDTIEENIRMGNKTATFEEVARAACAAQCHEFIESLPNGYQTLVGEGGIYLSGGEAQRIALARAILKDSPIILLDEATAFADPENEGKILAAFSHLIKGKTVLVIAHRLSTITNADRILYVDKGVIAEQGTHEQLLALKGEYARMWETYNRAKRWTIGGKNNRKL, from the coding sequence ATGGATACAAATAAACGCAAGACCGGGCTGGCACGGTTGATAGAAATAGCCGGCACTAAACGTCGGCTGCTCATCGGGGCGATGTTGTTGGCAGTTATCACCGCCATCGTGCAGTTTGTGCCGATCATAGCGGTGTACAATATTCTCATCGAGTTGGCAGAGCATGCGCTTGATCCCTCATTGATTGACAAGGCATACATCTGGCTGTGGAGCTATATCGCCTTGGGAGCTTTCTTCGCTTTCGGAGTGCTCACGTTTGCTTCCCTCATGCTCTCGCACATTGCCGCTTTCAACATTCTGTATGAAATACGAATGCAGCTAGTACAAAAAATGGTTCGTTTGCCCTTGGGGTTCTTTTCCCGCCGGGCTTCGGGAGAACTGAAGAAAATAATGAGCGACGACGTGGAGCGCATCGAACTGTTTATTGCCCACCATATCCCTGACATCGTAACTGCCCTACTTTTTCCGCTGATTCTCGTCAGCTATATGTTTGCCGTAGACTGGCGGTTGGCTATCGTAGTATTGGCTGTGCTGGCGATGGCATTCTATGTGATGGGAAGAATGTACACCGGCAAAAAAATCCGGGAGGTTTCCAAACGGTATGTGGAGACCTTAGGCAGAATGAATGCTAGTATTGTGGAATATATTCGCGGTATTCAGGTGGTGAAGACCTTCACCGAATCGACTAATGCCTATCGCAAACTCAATGACGACATCAAGGAGTACCGCAAATTTGCCAACGAGGTAAACGTACAATACCAACCCACATATGTAGGTTTCCTTACCATACTCTCTTCGGCACTGCTCTTCATCATTCCCGTGGCAGTGTGGCTGCTTGTGGGGAGTGCCTCGTATGCCACTTTCGTGCCGGTGTTACTCATGTTCCTGTTTTTCGGCGTGGCTGTTTTCTTTCCCGTGCTTAAACTCTTGTGGATAGGCAGCTTTCTGAATCAGAACAACATGGGTGTACAGAAGATTGATGACATTCTCTATATGGACGAAATCGAAGAGCCTGACATTCCCCGACACCCCAAAGACGCTTCAGTGGAATTTCGCAACGTCTCTTTTGCCTACGACACCACGCCGATACTCAAAGCGATATCTTTCATCTCCCATCCCGGTATGATAACTGCATTAGTCGGTCCTTCGGGAGCCGGTAAAAGTACCGTTGCTATGCTTGCCGCCCGCTTTTGGGACGTTCAAAGCGGAGAAATCTTAATAGGAGGAGTGCCAGTCAAAGAGATTCCCACTTCGGTGTTGATGGACAACGTCGCTTTTGTCTTTCAGGATAATATGCTCTTCTTCGATACCATCGAGGAGAATATCCGTATGGGTAACAAGACTGCAACCTTTGAGGAAGTGGCACGGGCTGCCTGTGCCGCTCAATGCCATGAGTTTATAGAATCCTTGCCCAATGGTTATCAGACATTGGTAGGCGAAGGAGGCATCTACCTCTCTGGTGGTGAAGCACAACGCATAGCCTTGGCTCGCGCCATATTAAAAGACTCCCCTATTATCTTGCTGGACGAAGCCACCGCCTTTGCCGACCCCGAAAACGAAGGTAAGATTCTGGCAGCATTCTCTCATCTCATCAAAGGAAAGACGGTATTGGTCATCGCTCACCGATTGTCTACAATCACCAATGCCGACCGAATTCTGTATGTAGATAAGGGTGTGATAGCCGAGCAGGGAACACATGAGCAGCTACTTGCTCTTAAAGGAGAATACGCTCGTATGTGGGAAACCTACAACCGAGCAAAGAGGTGGACGATTGGTGGAAAAAATAACCGTAAATTATAA
- a CDS encoding YncE family protein produces the protein MKKRINGVLLLLMSITMLFSACSKDPETKPITTDPEVKVGDILVYTMLMNPGGQTGSGWMQLADGVSPKKLTNKNAVQVGYGMMPVCNGNDVYTFPAFGAQGDENVVTKWGRSGTKLTKTATMPIPLNSVPRHISFVNATKAYLISLIGKLFIFNPQTMELTGEIDLSSYAAPGLAVPMFGSPFVHNGRLYVTLNQTDMTFQPATEPQIELAVINTQTDKVERVIYEKASGIGIGAYTYGQQTFIDEKGDMYLMCTGAYGMNPKYKTGILRIKKGETEFDPTYNWVLNDQTIEGESGKTVWLLQSQYAGNGKMYATMDIPSYWANPTSPNWFTDKSLISVEMDIYNKTVKKLPIPMTSSFGGAVEKYKNLIVFAINGRNDVGFYTHNPATGETSSDAVVKVDGAPAYFHWFEN, from the coding sequence ATGAAAAAGAGAATCAACGGAGTATTACTCCTCCTAATGAGTATCACTATGCTGTTTTCAGCTTGTAGCAAAGACCCGGAAACGAAACCAATCACGACCGATCCGGAAGTAAAAGTTGGCGATATACTTGTTTACACCATGCTTATGAATCCCGGTGGACAGACCGGGTCAGGTTGGATGCAGTTAGCAGATGGAGTGTCTCCCAAGAAACTGACAAACAAAAATGCCGTGCAAGTCGGTTACGGAATGATGCCAGTGTGCAACGGTAATGATGTGTACACTTTTCCTGCGTTCGGAGCACAAGGTGATGAAAATGTAGTAACAAAATGGGGGCGTTCGGGAACTAAACTCACCAAAACGGCAACCATGCCTATTCCCCTTAATTCTGTTCCAAGACACATCTCTTTTGTTAATGCAACAAAAGCCTATCTGATATCACTTATCGGCAAGTTATTTATATTCAACCCTCAAACGATGGAACTAACTGGTGAGATTGATCTGTCCTCTTACGCTGCACCGGGATTGGCCGTACCGATGTTTGGATCTCCGTTTGTGCATAATGGACGTTTGTATGTAACACTGAATCAGACAGACATGACATTCCAACCGGCTACCGAACCTCAGATAGAACTCGCGGTAATCAACACTCAAACGGACAAGGTGGAGCGTGTCATCTATGAAAAGGCGAGTGGTATCGGTATCGGGGCTTATACCTATGGGCAACAAACCTTTATCGATGAAAAAGGCGATATGTATCTGATGTGCACGGGCGCATACGGCATGAATCCTAAGTACAAGACCGGTATCTTGCGCATCAAGAAAGGCGAAACCGAATTTGACCCTACCTATAATTGGGTGTTGAACGATCAAACAATCGAAGGCGAATCGGGCAAAACCGTTTGGCTGCTTCAATCACAATACGCCGGCAACGGAAAAATGTATGCCACGATGGATATTCCTTCTTATTGGGCAAACCCAACATCTCCCAACTGGTTCACGGATAAATCGCTCATCAGTGTAGAGATGGATATTTACAATAAAACGGTAAAAAAACTTCCGATACCGATGACGTCAAGCTTTGGAGGAGCAGTGGAGAAATACAAGAATCTTATCGTGTTTGCTATTAATGGCAGAAATGATGTGGGCTTTTATACGCATAATCCTGCAACCGGCGAAACAAGCTCGGATGCCGTAGTAAAGGTAGATGGAGCTCCTGCATATTTCCATTGGTTTGAAAACTAA
- a CDS encoding TlpA family protein disulfide reductase, with translation MKNTIILLTMLLFSGIGFAQESNNGKQLWAKSFLNEKAPELTVETWISKKPDTEGKFVIIDFWATWCGPCRKAIPELNEIAKEFSKDVVVIGISDEPVEKIKAMKEPVIEYYYGVDTKKTMDKILEIKGIPHVIIIDPKGIVRWEGFPLLENHKLTPEVVKNLIEKYK, from the coding sequence ATGAAAAACACAATTATTTTACTGACCATGCTATTATTCAGCGGTATTGGATTTGCACAGGAAAGCAACAACGGCAAACAGTTGTGGGCAAAATCTTTTCTGAACGAAAAGGCACCGGAACTAACCGTAGAAACCTGGATTTCTAAAAAACCCGATACTGAGGGAAAATTCGTCATCATCGACTTTTGGGCTACCTGGTGTGGCCCCTGCCGGAAAGCAATTCCCGAGCTCAACGAGATTGCCAAAGAATTTTCGAAAGATGTCGTCGTTATCGGCATTTCGGACGAACCGGTAGAAAAGATTAAAGCGATGAAAGAACCCGTTATCGAATATTATTACGGAGTAGATACTAAAAAAACAATGGACAAAATCCTGGAAATCAAAGGTATTCCCCATGTCATCATCATCGATCCGAAAGGTATTGTCCGCTGGGAAGGTTTTCCTCTGCTCGAAAATCATAAATTAACCCCCGAAGTCGTTAAAAACCTGATCGAAAAATACAAGTAA
- a CDS encoding ABC transporter ATP-binding protein codes for MLLVVWEVFKPLQNPGTPLNLVNIGWACLMLLISLVCLWLISKKAYLVAYKDGYDICCDGRLEVVNHLRQLPMSFFNSRDPGDIGAYIVSDYNNVEMLTTHLIGQFFGGLAMPIVALVSLSFFNWQLALAAAAVIPLAYPMMWLTNHFVATLGKRHQKIKTNAASRMIEYIQGIRLIKAFNLSGNKFERLERAFRDLKRESIRLEAAPAPSITLASTLLNGGLVLIMLLGFSMLLNAKVSMPVYIMFLLAGSAIYAPLINALTFIALINYMKLGAERIDALCKTPVLPEGIIEDVVNSEIEFRHVSFSYNADIPVLRDVSLTIPEKELTAFVGPSGSGKTTLTRLIARFWDVSEGEILFGGRNIKDYTVHTLMQQVSIVFQDVYLFNDTIYNNIRVGRETATREEIEVAARKAQCHNFITAMPDGYETMVGEGGSTLSGGEKQRISIARAILKDAPIVLLDEATASLDPENEVHIQDAINDLVKEKTVVIIAHRLGTVIGANNIVVIDQGRVVQQGKHQALLAEEGLYRNLWEEQQRVKGWKFKQSNKQ; via the coding sequence ATGCTGCTCGTGGTGTGGGAGGTATTCAAACCTCTGCAAAATCCCGGCACACCGCTCAACCTCGTGAACATAGGTTGGGCGTGCCTAATGCTTCTAATTTCTCTCGTTTGCCTTTGGCTCATTAGCAAAAAGGCATACCTTGTAGCCTATAAAGACGGCTACGACATTTGTTGCGATGGTCGTTTGGAAGTGGTCAATCACCTGCGCCAACTGCCGATGAGTTTCTTCAATAGTCGTGATCCCGGCGACATCGGGGCATACATTGTCAGCGACTATAACAACGTGGAGATGCTCACTACTCACCTTATCGGTCAGTTCTTTGGCGGGCTGGCGATGCCCATCGTCGCTTTGGTTTCGCTCTCATTCTTCAACTGGCAATTAGCTTTGGCGGCAGCAGCTGTCATTCCATTGGCATACCCCATGATGTGGCTCACCAATCACTTTGTGGCAACCTTGGGCAAGAGGCATCAAAAAATAAAGACCAATGCCGCTTCGCGCATGATCGAGTATATACAAGGTATCCGCCTGATTAAGGCTTTCAACCTGAGCGGCAATAAGTTTGAACGCTTGGAACGAGCTTTCCGTGATCTAAAGCGGGAGAGCATCCGTTTGGAAGCGGCTCCCGCACCCAGCATCACGCTGGCTTCCACTCTGCTCAATGGCGGCCTGGTTCTTATTATGCTACTTGGCTTCTCGATGTTGTTAAATGCCAAAGTCTCCATGCCCGTTTACATCATGTTCCTGCTGGCAGGATCGGCTATCTATGCCCCACTCATCAACGCCTTGACCTTTATCGCCCTCATCAACTACATGAAGCTGGGAGCCGAACGCATTGATGCTCTTTGCAAAACGCCCGTACTTCCGGAGGGTATAATAGAAGATGTTGTCAACTCAGAGATAGAGTTCCGTCACGTCAGCTTCAGCTATAATGCCGATATTCCCGTACTTCGGGATGTATCGCTTACCATTCCCGAAAAGGAACTGACCGCTTTTGTGGGACCATCGGGTTCGGGCAAAACGACATTGACACGACTCATTGCCCGTTTCTGGGATGTAAGCGAGGGGGAAATCCTATTTGGCGGACGAAACATCAAAGACTACACCGTGCATACACTGATGCAACAAGTTTCCATCGTCTTTCAGGATGTGTATCTCTTCAACGATACCATTTATAACAACATCCGCGTGGGACGTGAGACAGCTACCCGCGAAGAGATAGAAGTTGCCGCACGCAAGGCGCAATGCCACAACTTCATCACCGCTATGCCTGATGGCTACGAAACGATGGTGGGTGAAGGAGGTAGCACACTATCCGGTGGAGAGAAACAGCGTATCTCTATTGCCCGTGCCATTTTGAAAGATGCGCCCATCGTGTTGCTTGACGAGGCAACCGCTTCGCTCGATCCCGAAAACGAGGTTCACATCCAAGATGCTATCAACGACTTGGTGAAAGAAAAGACTGTAGTCATCATCGCTCATCGCTTGGGCACGGTGATAGGTGCCAATAATATTGTAGTGATAGACCAAGGACGGGTGGTGCAGCAAGGCAAGCATCAAGCTCTTTTGGCAGAGGAAGGACTGTATCGCAATCTTTGGGAGGAACAACAACGGGTAAAAGGATGGAAGTTCAAACAATCGAATAAACAGTAA
- a CDS encoding type IV toxin-antitoxin system AbiEi family antitoxin domain-containing protein, whose protein sequence is MKKDIENLSEWIENREMRGYYTFTKEDIEKQFPSLGKDYMKTYLSRLVTKAKIISPWRNFYVIMPIEYSLKGIIPPVFYMDQLMAYLDKKYYVALLNAAAFYGASHQRAQTFSVAVELPYMRSTSKNGTSILFFSKKEIQTEFIRKHKTQTGYINVSSPELTAIDLIENEKSVGGLNRVCTVLNELVDVVNLDSLNDSFFKASSTPVFQRLGYIMEHILEREDLAETLYSKMEVAGLKFRKVPFKVNKPTGYCEVDKKWKVIINQEIEIDE, encoded by the coding sequence ATGAAAAAGGATATAGAAAACTTGTCAGAATGGATTGAAAACAGGGAAATGAGGGGTTACTACACCTTCACCAAGGAAGATATTGAAAAGCAATTCCCTTCATTGGGCAAGGATTATATGAAAACCTATCTGTCCCGTTTGGTCACTAAAGCGAAAATCATTTCGCCCTGGAGAAATTTCTATGTCATCATGCCTATAGAGTATTCGCTGAAAGGGATTATCCCTCCGGTCTTCTACATGGATCAGCTTATGGCTTATCTTGACAAGAAATATTATGTAGCCTTATTAAATGCCGCAGCTTTTTATGGGGCCTCCCATCAAAGGGCTCAAACTTTTTCGGTAGCGGTTGAACTACCTTATATGAGGAGTACTTCTAAAAATGGCACATCCATATTATTCTTCTCTAAAAAAGAAATTCAAACGGAGTTCATAAGAAAACACAAAACCCAAACTGGATATATCAACGTATCTTCTCCTGAACTGACAGCTATTGACTTGATAGAAAACGAAAAGAGCGTGGGTGGTCTGAACCGTGTCTGCACTGTTTTGAACGAATTGGTAGATGTCGTGAATCTGGACAGCCTGAATGACTCCTTCTTCAAAGCATCATCTACACCGGTCTTTCAGCGGTTGGGATATATCATGGAACATATCTTGGAGCGAGAGGATTTGGCGGAAACTTTATATTCCAAAATGGAGGTCGCAGGATTAAAATTTAGAAAAGTTCCGTTTAAGGTAAACAAACCGACAGGATATTGTGAAGTTGATAAAAAATGGAAAGTGATTATTAACCAAGAAATAGAAATAGACGAATGA
- the smpB gene encoding SsrA-binding protein SmpB has product MPNEVNIRNKRASFDYEFLEEYNAGIVLTGTEIKSIRAGKASLVDSYCFFNRGELWVKGMHIAEYKLGTYYNHEEKRERKLLLTHKELIKLQRKVKESGLTIVPVKVFLNEKGYAKLRIALAKGKKEFDKRESLKLKDAKKDMERAMKR; this is encoded by the coding sequence ATGCCTAACGAAGTCAATATACGAAACAAACGAGCCTCCTTCGACTACGAATTTCTCGAAGAATATAATGCCGGCATCGTACTTACCGGTACCGAAATTAAATCTATCCGGGCCGGGAAAGCCAGTCTGGTAGATTCCTACTGCTTTTTTAACCGGGGAGAGTTGTGGGTAAAAGGGATGCATATCGCCGAATACAAACTAGGGACTTATTACAATCACGAAGAAAAACGGGAACGAAAACTACTGCTCACTCACAAAGAGCTGATCAAACTGCAACGTAAAGTGAAAGAATCCGGCCTGACCATCGTACCGGTGAAAGTTTTCCTCAACGAAAAAGGATACGCCAAACTCCGGATCGCCCTGGCTAAAGGCAAAAAGGAATTCGACAAACGGGAAAGCCTGAAACTGAAAGATGCCAAGAAAGATATGGAGAGGGCGATGAAAAGGTAA
- a CDS encoding methyltransferase family protein produces MPINDFIQFHFGWLNAWIPSFALVLIQLLYMILYREGGKRAVDTSWYTSKDKRYATLSFVFQGTLLLVSLFVPLRIGTPLFTVGCVLFAFALVGFMAAFHAYASTPKGETVVRGVYRLSRNPMYFFYEVGALAVCIASASLWLLLATIPLILVTHGVILGEERYCMTTYGEDYARYKARTPRYFLLK; encoded by the coding sequence ATGCCAATAAACGATTTCATTCAATTTCACTTCGGTTGGCTCAATGCATGGATACCTTCGTTTGCATTGGTGCTGATACAACTTTTGTATATGATTCTTTACCGAGAAGGTGGCAAACGTGCCGTAGATACATCTTGGTATACCTCTAAGGACAAGCGGTACGCCACTTTAAGCTTTGTGTTTCAGGGAACATTGCTTTTGGTGTCGCTCTTTGTCCCTCTCCGCATAGGTACACCGCTATTCACGGTGGGGTGCGTCTTGTTTGCCTTTGCACTTGTCGGATTTATGGCAGCCTTTCATGCTTATGCCTCTACGCCTAAAGGAGAAACTGTCGTACGAGGCGTTTACCGCCTGTCGCGCAATCCGATGTACTTCTTCTATGAAGTGGGAGCATTGGCGGTTTGCATTGCCTCGGCATCGTTGTGGTTGCTGCTTGCCACAATTCCTTTGATCCTCGTCACGCATGGCGTTATCTTGGGTGAAGAGCGATACTGCATGACCACTTATGGGGAAGACTATGCGCGGTACAAAGCGAGAACTCCCAGATACTTCTTACTCAAATAG
- a CDS encoding TonB-dependent receptor — protein MKQKVLFSLLILMLMSISVSAQTGGGRIAGVVIDNTDEDPLPGATLFIEELKKGDVTNKYGEFSFSDIPFGTYTFTVKFMGYQTAVQKVTVSKENVKKTIIRLKAEVKSLDEVVVMGKSEARKIREQAMPVTVYSMSQLQGTINSVEDILTKTVGVTIRSQGAVGSASRISVRGLEGKRIGFFIDEVPMNDNSDFIDINDIPIDMIDRIEIYKGVVPAKFGGSAVGGAVNIVIKEYPPRYLDASYSFGSFNTHKASSVFKRNLVKQGIELGAALLYTHSDNDYRMELPQNKGKFIKRDHDKFNQSGGGISMKARKWWFDQMEFELEFIRNSKQIQGVVENIRSAESSAGAYNFAIDLQKDNFLLNGLDFSSGTGYAYSQYNFVDTARLRYDWDMNPYPPVSAYGGEIGVLPSDMKMRKHTVGNKTNLNYIINDRHSINLNSLFKWALGKPSDPLLDKAVGRQINFDSHMTSWVLGLGYDYKSPNDKFLNSLTGKYYYYSMNTKIGDVWNSVPKEVDMQQHDWGVSEALRYRFTKELLGKASVSYDVRLPTDAELIGDGFLIAPSGDLKPERGTNANIGLMYDKKIGSGLLQVEVNGFFSYLQDMIRYTRNFVQGRYTNFGEMRTFGVEAEVKADVTRWLYGYVNATFQDLRDTRKYEPTSNVLNPSKGLRMPNIPYFLANAGVEFHKENLFGGKGQNVRLFTDASFVEEYFFDFEVSQYQEKRIPRSFKLDLGLEYSIMNGGLTFSAKASNLTNARLFSEFNYPLPGRAFTARIRYVLK, from the coding sequence ATGAAACAGAAAGTACTATTTTCTCTATTGATACTGATGCTCATGAGCATCAGTGTATCCGCCCAAACAGGTGGGGGGCGGATTGCGGGCGTGGTCATCGACAACACTGACGAAGATCCACTGCCCGGAGCAACCCTCTTTATTGAGGAACTGAAAAAGGGCGATGTAACCAACAAATATGGCGAGTTCTCTTTTTCAGACATTCCTTTCGGTACTTATACATTCACCGTGAAGTTTATGGGCTATCAAACAGCAGTCCAAAAAGTAACCGTAAGTAAAGAGAATGTAAAGAAAACTATTATCCGCCTGAAAGCCGAAGTCAAATCGCTGGACGAAGTGGTGGTGATGGGCAAAAGTGAAGCCCGCAAGATTCGGGAGCAAGCCATGCCGGTAACGGTTTACAGTATGAGCCAGTTACAAGGTACAATAAATAGCGTAGAAGATATTCTGACTAAGACCGTAGGCGTAACCATTCGTTCGCAGGGAGCAGTAGGCAGTGCCTCGCGTATCTCTGTTCGCGGCTTGGAAGGCAAGCGTATTGGATTCTTTATAGACGAAGTACCGATGAACGATAATTCCGATTTCATCGACATCAACGATATACCCATCGACATGATTGACCGCATTGAAATATATAAAGGTGTGGTTCCAGCCAAGTTCGGTGGATCTGCCGTGGGGGGTGCTGTAAATATCGTGATTAAAGAGTATCCACCTCGTTACTTGGATGCTTCGTATTCGTTCGGTAGCTTCAATACACATAAAGCAAGTAGCGTCTTCAAGCGGAATCTGGTCAAACAAGGAATAGAGTTGGGGGCAGCGTTGTTATACACCCATTCTGATAATGACTATCGTATGGAATTGCCTCAGAACAAAGGTAAGTTCATAAAACGCGACCATGACAAATTCAACCAATCGGGGGGAGGGATATCGATGAAAGCCCGTAAATGGTGGTTCGATCAGATGGAGTTTGAACTTGAATTTATCCGAAACAGCAAGCAGATACAAGGCGTGGTAGAGAACATACGCTCTGCCGAAAGTAGTGCCGGAGCTTACAACTTCGCCATTGATTTACAGAAAGACAATTTCCTACTCAATGGACTTGACTTCAGTAGCGGCACGGGCTATGCCTATTCTCAATACAACTTTGTGGATACAGCTAGGCTTCGCTACGACTGGGATATGAATCCTTATCCGCCTGTTTCGGCTTACGGAGGAGAAATAGGAGTTTTACCCTCTGACATGAAAATGCGTAAGCATACCGTGGGAAATAAGACCAATCTCAATTACATCATCAATGACCGGCACTCCATCAACCTCAACTCATTATTCAAATGGGCATTGGGGAAGCCCTCCGATCCGTTGTTGGATAAAGCGGTGGGGCGACAGATAAACTTCGACTCACACATGACGAGCTGGGTATTAGGTTTGGGTTACGACTATAAATCCCCCAATGACAAATTCCTCAACTCGCTGACGGGTAAGTATTATTACTATTCCATGAATACGAAAATAGGAGATGTTTGGAATTCCGTACCCAAAGAAGTGGATATGCAGCAGCACGATTGGGGTGTAAGTGAAGCCTTGCGCTACCGCTTCACCAAAGAGTTGTTGGGGAAAGCCTCCGTAAGCTATGATGTACGACTACCGACAGATGCCGAACTCATTGGCGACGGCTTCCTTATTGCTCCTTCGGGCGACTTGAAACCCGAAAGAGGAACTAACGCTAACATCGGATTGATGTACGATAAAAAGATTGGTTCCGGATTGTTGCAGGTGGAGGTAAACGGATTCTTCTCTTACCTGCAAGATATGATACGCTATACGCGCAACTTCGTGCAGGGCAGATACACTAATTTCGGTGAGATGCGTACCTTCGGTGTAGAGGCAGAAGTCAAAGCAGATGTTACACGCTGGCTTTACGGATATGTAAATGCCACGTTTCAAGACCTTCGCGATACACGTAAGTACGAACCAACGAGTAACGTTCTCAATCCGTCGAAGGGATTGCGTATGCCTAATATTCCCTATTTCTTAGCAAATGCGGGGGTAGAGTTTCACAAAGAGAATCTCTTCGGAGGGAAAGGTCAGAATGTAAGACTATTTACCGATGCTTCATTCGTAGAAGAGTATTTCTTCGATTTCGAAGTAAGTCAATATCAAGAGAAACGCATTCCGCGCTCTTTCAAGCTCGACTTGGGATTAGAATACTCCATCATGAACGGTGGGCTTACCTTCTCGGCAAAAGCATCCAACCTTACGAATGCCCGCCTGTTCAGCGAGTTTAATTACCCGCTTCCCGGCAGAGCCTTTACCGCACGTATCAGGTACGTGCTGAAATAA